Sequence from the Candidatus Paceibacterota bacterium genome:
TTTTCTCGCAGCAAGCGCATGACGGTTTTTTCTCCAAAATAGGTTGGCAGAACAGAGACACGGAAAGAAATTTTTTCCCCGTTTAGATCTATTTTAAAGCGGCCATCCTGAGGAAGGCGTTTTTCGTCGAGTTTGAGATTGGCCAACACTTTCAAACGCGCCGTAATGCTCGAACCGGCACTTTTTGGCAAAATCATGGCATCGTGCAAAATACCATCAATCCGATAACGGACCACCACCTCTGTTTCCATCTGCTCAATGTGAATATCCGAAGCCCCTTGAATGGCGGCGTGCTTGAGGAGCGTGTCCACAATACGCACCACTGGCAGATCCTCAGCCAATTTTTTTAAATCGTCTGCGCTTGTCTGATCATCTCCAGAAGAATTTCCTACATTTTTAAGTCCAGCCGCTTCCTTTTGGATGATATCTCCAAAATCCGCCTTAAGGCTTTTCTGGTATTGAAGTAAGGCTGCCTTGATTGAATCATTGTTGGTAAGTCGAGGAAGAATTTTTAAACCAGTTTTTTTCTTAATAAAATCAATGGCACTGAGATCCTCGGCGTCTAGCATAGCCACCTCGAGAGTGTCTTTGTGTTTTTTAAAGGCCACGATGTTGTGATTGCGGGCAATCGGTTCTGGAATAGTAGACAAGACATCAAAGTCCAATTTTTGATCCGCTAAGTCAATAAAAGGAATGCCGAATAGATACGCTTGCATGCGGCGGAAATCATCCTCCAAAACTTTTCCCCCGCTCACCAAAATATCCCCTATCGACTGCCCTCGTTTTTTGGCTTCGATTTCCGCCGCGTCAATATCCGCTCGACTGACCAGTCCCGAGTCCAGGATAAATTTTTTTAATTGCTCTTCTTCGATGTGCATAAATAGGGTGAAAAAGTATTTTCATATATATTGTATCAAATTTTTAGGGGCAAGAGAATGAAACTATCAGTCTAAAGTCTCTTTCGGGAGCACGGATAAATCCTTGCTAGGATTTTCCTCGTGCTCGCTCCGTCGAGCTCGCAAGTCTCCCTCAAGAGACTTTAAACTGATGGTTAGCGACCTTTTTCTGCAACTTCCCTGTGTTTCCATGACTTAAAAGCCCTAGATAAGATTGGATTACCTCCTTTTTTGTGTCTTTGTGGATATTCCTAAACATCCTTTTCTTGGTGGTGGTCCGTAAAACTCGATGAGTGGGAAAATGTACCCATCCTAAAAAATCAACGCCTGATGAAAAGGTTTTGAGATAGATTTTATCCGGATGAAGCGAAAGTTTCAGATTTTCGTATAAAAATTGGGAAATTTTTGGAAGAACTTTGAGCAATGTGTCTTTATCGTGGTGCATGATCACAAAGTCATCAGCGTAGCGAATATAGTGTTTCTGTTTTAGTTCGTGTTTTACGAACTGATCAAATTCGTTCATATAGATATTTACAAGAAGCTGAGAAGTTAGGTTGCCGAGAGGTAACCCCTTACCTTCTCCTATAGACTGAAAGCTATCGATAATTTGGATTAGCAACCATAAAACGTCCTTATCTTTCAGATACATGTCTAGTATGTCAATTAGTACCTCGTGATCGACAGATGCGAAAAATTTTCTGATATCGCACTTGAGTATCCAAAGTGTCTTCCTGTTATTCTTGCTCGCCTTGTACCCGTATTTCCTAAACTGCTGCACGGCTTTATGGGTTCCCTTTCCAAACCGACACGAATACGAATCTGATATAAATGTCCTGTTAAAGAAAGAATGAAGTTTACGATAAATTGCGTGGTGCAATAGTCTGTCACGAACACTGGCTTTATGAATATTTCTTGGCTTTGGATCGGATATATTGAACGCTTCATACGGAAGATGAACGTAAGTTTTGTCTTTTAATTCTAGGTGAAGAGCAATGATATTACTCATCAGATTTCTTTGAAATTCCTGTACATCTTTTCTGCCCTTTTTGCCGTTTATAAACTCCTCCCATGCTTCGAGCAAATTTTCTAGAGAAATGATATCGTTGTAACTACTATCAGAAGTAATTAAAGCCATTCTATGAAGTCTACCCCCCCCCCGAGAATCCTGCCAGTGTTACAAAAGCTAAAAACTGTGTATATCCAATGGTACGGCTATTTACAGACAATTCCGAAGCCTCATCGTCATTCCTTAGGCTTAAGAATTGATACTTTATTTGTTGAGAGCATGGAAGCGATCAGTGTGGCAAGTTTCCTGCAAAGGAAAGAAAAACTGCCTTGGGTGAAATTGGCTATACGAAAAATTGATACTGCAAAAGTCCTACTTATGGTGCTTTGGGAGACAAAATCATTAGACAGTAAAAAATATATTGAATTGTCGGTTCAACTGGAAGAAATTGGGAAAATGCTTGGTGGTTGGAATGGACAGATATCATCGAGACTTTTAAAACAAAACTCTCCTACCATGAAGGCGGGAGAGAAATGAGAGAGTTGCGAAGACGGAAGACGATCCGATTGTCGAGATCCCAATGATTGTCGGGATTCGTCCAATTGCCGTTGAGCCAACGATTGCCGTCATCGTTGCGCTTGACGTTGAACACGTTCGGGTTGCCGTCGGAGTCGATTTGTACATGATTTCATCTATTACACCACCCCTAGAATACTCGCAGGGTTGAATCTTATTTGTGATCTATAATCACTCAAAATCACGCACCAAGTATCTTCATTTTTTTGAAGTGTCTACATACACCACTCTAGCCGAAACCTTGGTCGCGGATATTCTCGATGCATGGATACTGGATTCGGTAGCGGAAAACCTTGGCCGTCCGCATATTCACCTACTACCGAAATTTATAATATCATAAAATAAAAGCCCCGAGCACGTGATCGTGTCGGGGGGAAGATTTTCTCGTCAGAAATGAATCTGGGCGATAGGTGTATCTTGCCTTAACTTTTTGCGCCGAAGGACAAAGTTCAAAGGGTCTAAGGAGACCACAGTGGACAAGTCCTTAGGGTTTAGCGATCTTGCGAAGACGGAAGACGATCCGAATGCCGAGAACCCAACGACGGCCGGGATACGACCAACGGCCGCAGAGCCAACGATGGCCGTCATCGCTGCGCTCGACGCTGAACACGAGCGGGTCGCCGTCGGAGTCGCTAATGCGTTCCATCGCCATCCAGACGACCTCGCTATTGGGCTGATCCTGATACTGGCGACGGAGTTGCGGCCCGTCTTCAGGAGAGCAAAGTTCGATGACGTAGCCATCGAGGCGCTTCGCACTCCACTCGGCGCAGAATTCCTTGGTCATGAACTCGTCCGTGCGCGGATTGGCGGTGAAGCCAAGATCTCGCGGTGTGAGGTCAATGAGATCAACGTCTTCTTCTTTTTCTGCCACCGAGAACGCGGGTTTGCCCATGATGCCTTTGGCGTAGTCACTGGACTCGTCCTTGACGCTCTCCGCGAGCTTTTTCTTGGACATACCGCCGACCTTGATGGTTTTCCACGGGGTCAGCGTGCGTTTCTGGATTGGCGAAGAGATCGGGGTCTTGTTTCGATCCTTAATCGCCACTACCGAGAGCGCGATTGCGGCTTCGGTATTTTCGATGGCCCATTGGACGTCATCGTTTGAGAGGGCTTCGAATCCCTCCTGTTTACTCACAATTGCCCCTGCGAGTACGGGGATCTGTTGTTTGGTTGCCATATATTTATGGCTCCTTTCATTTTTCAGCTTGACTAATGCCGCGAGTTTCAATCTTCGGTTCTCCTACTGATTGTTTCTCATCGACTAAGGAATCTTTCACCTTTCGTCGCAGCAGGGAGCGGCCTATTTGTAAGCCCCTTTCTGCTGTGACGAATTTCGCAATGTTTTTTAAAGATCTTAACTGCTGAATATTCTACCATATTTATATGCCCTTTGTCAACGATAGTGTTTGACAAATTACATTTACATACTATATACTATGCTTATTGAAGTTCGCTGTCGGGCGAGCTCGTTTTTTTACCAAAATTTGGCCTATTTTAAGGCTAAAATTAGAAAATTAATCCAACAAACCCAATATGTTCGACCTTAAAGTCATCCATTCCGTCCTTGATCAGCTCGAGGAAGAGCGTGGCATTCCCAAAGAAAAAGTCATTGAAGCCATAGAATTGGCCCTTGCAACAGCCTATAAAAAAGAATACGGCAAGCGCGGACAGCTCATCCCGGCGCATTTTGACCTGAATAGTGGCAGTGCCGAGCTCCAACAAGTCAAAGTGGTAGTGGATGAATCTACCGTGATCATGGGCGAGGAAAGTGTTGAGCACTCAGAAAGTGAAGCTAAAATGTCCGAAAACCCCGACGAAAAACCTCATTTCAACCCAGAACAGCATATTCTCATTGAAGACGCCCGAAAAATCAAAAAAGATGTCCAGCTCGGTGAAGAGCTTGTCTTCCCACTAGAAGAAAAGGGTGACTACGGCCGTATCGCTGCCCAGACAGCCAAACAAGTCATCATCCAAAAGATCCGTGAAGCTGAAAAGGTCTCTGTCCTTGCAGAATATGGCAAACGCGAAGGTGAAATCGTCACTGGCAGTGTCCAGCGTGCAGAGAGAGGGAATGTCTTTATCGACATGGGTCGCGCTAGCGGTATTCTTCCTTATGAGGAGCAGATCCCTAGCGAACACTATCGCCAAGGTGAACGTCTCCGCATGTATCTAGCCCGAGTAGAAGAGACTCCTCGGGGTATCTTTCTCAGGCTTTCCCGTGCTCATCCCCAGTTTTTGGCTGAACTTTTCAAAAGTGAAGTACCTGAAATTGCTTCGGGTGCTGTCGAAATCAAAGCGGTTGCCCGAGAAGCTGGTGCTCGTTCAAAAGTAGCCGTCTTTTCGTCTGACCCACATATTGATCCGATTGGTTCAATGGTAGGCCAACGCGGTGTCCGAGTTTCGACTGTCATGAGCGAGCTTGGTGGCGAAAAAATCGACATCATAGAGTGGTCCGAAGACCCTGCTCGCTTTATCGAGGACGCTCTTTCTCCTGCTAAAATTATTTCCGTCAAACTCAATCCTGAAGAAAAATCAGCCACCGTAGAGGTAAATGAAGATCAGCAGTCGCTCGCTATCGGCAAAGGGGGCCAAAATGTCCGCCTTGCAGCCAAGCTCACAGGTTGGAGAATTGATATCAAATCCGCAGCTGTTCCAGTCGCAGAAGCAACCCCAACTGAAGAAGAAAAATAATTAAACCGTTTAAAACTTTCAAAAAATAAAAATATGAGTATGAATCTATGGCACGACATTGATCCAGGGACTAGCGAAAACATCACGACTATTATTGAGATAAACAAGGGCTCAAAAAATAAGTATGAATTGGATAAAAAAACTGGGCTGATCAAGCTCGATCGTGCTATGCACACCGCACAGGATTACCCTTTTGATTATGGCCTTGTTCCTCAAACTCTCTGGGATGATGGAGACCCTCTCGATGTAGCCGTCCTGACCACGTATCCTCTTTTTCCGGGAGTGATGGTGCACGTCCGACCTGTGGCTATCATGAACATGGTTGATAGTGGAGAATCTGACGCCAAAATCATCGCTGTCCCAAATGAAGATCCTCGTTTTGACCACGTCAAGGATGTCACCGATATAAACAAGCACACTCTGAAAGAAATTGAACATTTTTTTCTTACCTACAAGAAACTCCAGAACAAAGAAGTGACTATTCATGGAATTGAAGGGGCAGATGCCGCTAAAAGAGCTTTCGAAAAATCCTTAAAACTTTATCAAGAAAAATATCCAAAGAAATAGCATGTCATCTTCACATAAAATTGTAGCGACCAAAGCTCTCCCCGATTCAGAAGTAGAAATAAAGGTTGAAATAGAGGCCTCAAAGCTTGCCGACCACCGCCTCGAAGCTGTCAAAAACCTCGGAACGCGAGTAAAACTCGATGGTTTTCGTCAGGGGCATATTCCAGAAAAAATCCTAGTGGATCGTCTTGGTGAAATGACTATCCTTGAAGAAGCCGCTGAGCTTGCTCTCAAAGAGGTCTACGGATCCATCATGGCCGAAGCCAAAATTTCAGAGACCAAAATCCACCCGATTGGCTCTCCAAAAGTCACTATCACAAAAATCGCAGCCGGCAATCCTCTCGAAGTCACTATCACCACAGCGATAGTGCCGTCAGTCGTTTTGCCTGATTACAAAAAAATAGCCGGTGAAGTAATGGCCCCAAAAAATGAGACGGCCAAAGAAGAAGAAATCGAAGTATCTGACAAGGAAGTTGATGATGCCATCGAGGATCTACGCAAGCGAGTAGCCCACAGTGATTTTCATGCAAAACAAGAAAAAGAAAAACCTGCTGAAACCAAATCGGACGATCATGACCACAACCACGGAGATCTGCCTCTTCCTGAATTAAATGAAGATTTTATTAAAAAGTTTGGAGATTTTGCCACAATCGAAGCCTTCAAAAAAACTATTCGTGAAAATATCCTTAAAGAAAAAGAATATAAAGCTAAAGACAAGAAGCGAGTGACTACTATTGAGAAAATAATCGCGGATATGAAGGTAACCCTACCGAAAATACTCGTAGAAAGTGAACTCACACGCATGATTTCCCAATTTAAATCAAATATCAAAGACATGGGCATGGACCCTGAAGCTTATCTTGTCCACAGTAAAAAAACTGAGGCAGACCTGCGCACCGAGTGGAAATCCGAAGCCGAAAAACGCGCCAAAATACAGCTCGCCATGAACCAGATTGCGCTTGAGGAAAAA
This genomic interval carries:
- a CDS encoding trigger factor encodes the protein MSSSHKIVATKALPDSEVEIKVEIEASKLADHRLEAVKNLGTRVKLDGFRQGHIPEKILVDRLGEMTILEEAAELALKEVYGSIMAEAKISETKIHPIGSPKVTITKIAAGNPLEVTITTAIVPSVVLPDYKKIAGEVMAPKNETAKEEEIEVSDKEVDDAIEDLRKRVAHSDFHAKQEKEKPAETKSDDHDHNHGDLPLPELNEDFIKKFGDFATIEAFKKTIRENILKEKEYKAKDKKRVTTIEKIIADMKVTLPKILVESELTRMISQFKSNIKDMGMDPEAYLVHSKKTEADLRTEWKSEAEKRAKIQLAMNQIALEEKIQASEEEIKKETELLLSSYKDADPLNASIYVETVLTNEKVWEFLEKQNM
- the nusA gene encoding transcription termination factor NusA, which produces MFDLKVIHSVLDQLEEERGIPKEKVIEAIELALATAYKKEYGKRGQLIPAHFDLNSGSAELQQVKVVVDESTVIMGEESVEHSESEAKMSENPDEKPHFNPEQHILIEDARKIKKDVQLGEELVFPLEEKGDYGRIAAQTAKQVIIQKIREAEKVSVLAEYGKREGEIVTGSVQRAERGNVFIDMGRASGILPYEEQIPSEHYRQGERLRMYLARVEETPRGIFLRLSRAHPQFLAELFKSEVPEIASGAVEIKAVAREAGARSKVAVFSSDPHIDPIGSMVGQRGVRVSTVMSELGGEKIDIIEWSEDPARFIEDALSPAKIISVKLNPEEKSATVEVNEDQQSLAIGKGGQNVRLAAKLTGWRIDIKSAAVPVAEATPTEEEK
- a CDS encoding inorganic diphosphatase is translated as MNLWHDIDPGTSENITTIIEINKGSKNKYELDKKTGLIKLDRAMHTAQDYPFDYGLVPQTLWDDGDPLDVAVLTTYPLFPGVMVHVRPVAIMNMVDSGESDAKIIAVPNEDPRFDHVKDVTDINKHTLKEIEHFFLTYKKLQNKEVTIHGIEGADAAKRAFEKSLKLYQEKYPKK
- a CDS encoding ATPase, T2SS/T4P/T4SS family; the protein is MHIEEEQLKKFILDSGLVSRADIDAAEIEAKKRGQSIGDILVSGGKVLEDDFRRMQAYLFGIPFIDLADQKLDFDVLSTIPEPIARNHNIVAFKKHKDTLEVAMLDAEDLSAIDFIKKKTGLKILPRLTNNDSIKAALLQYQKSLKADFGDIIQKEAAGLKNVGNSSGDDQTSADDLKKLAEDLPVVRIVDTLLKHAAIQGASDIHIEQMETEVVVRYRIDGILHDAMILPKSAGSSITARLKVLANLKLDEKRLPQDGRFKIDLNGEKISFRVSVLPTYFGEKTVMRLLRENASGFSLEGLGFHGEGLELLHESTKLTTGMILTTGPTGSGKTTTLYTMLDILNTPDVNISTIEDPVEYQMKRVNQTQVKPEIGFTFSSGLRSLVRQDPDIIMVGEIRDNETASLAINAALTGHLVLSTLHTNSAAGAIPRLIDMKCEPFLLVSTLNVIVAQRLIRRLTNAKDKYLLSKDELAQVSKKIDMDKVLKVLKEENIVAANAEWKEIPFYKPRPSADSEDGYGGRVGIHEVLKVSSAIKELIIRGASSDEIEKQARSEGMLTMIEDGIYQCVKGVTTIEEVLRVISE
- a CDS encoding reverse transcriptase/maturase family protein; the encoded protein is MALITSDSSYNDIISLENLLEAWEEFINGKKGRKDVQEFQRNLMSNIIALHLELKDKTYVHLPYEAFNISDPKPRNIHKASVRDRLLHHAIYRKLHSFFNRTFISDSYSCRFGKGTHKAVQQFRKYGYKASKNNRKTLWILKCDIRKFFASVDHEVLIDILDMYLKDKDVLWLLIQIIDSFQSIGEGKGLPLGNLTSQLLVNIYMNEFDQFVKHELKQKHYIRYADDFVIMHHDKDTLLKVLPKISQFLYENLKLSLHPDKIYLKTFSSGVDFLGWVHFPTHRVLRTTTKKRMFRNIHKDTKKEVIQSYLGLLSHGNTGKLQKKVANHQFKVS
- a CDS encoding four helix bundle protein; protein product: MKSTPPPRILPVLQKLKTVYIQWYGYLQTIPKPHRHSLGLRIDTLFVESMEAISVASFLQRKEKLPWVKLAIRKIDTAKVLLMVLWETKSLDSKKYIELSVQLEEIGKMLGGWNGQISSRLLKQNSPTMKAGEK